A stretch of Leptospira terpstrae serovar Hualin str. LT 11-33 = ATCC 700639 DNA encodes these proteins:
- a CDS encoding DoxX family protein, which produces MRKVNVYYWIATGLVLFFLLPGSVMNIMQTEDWLEVFKQLGYPSYLLPFLGVAKISGCIVIAMPNLRRLKEWAYAGLVFDIIGAIYSALMVGPLDPRLLFMIFPLSAIFASYFLWHKKIS; this is translated from the coding sequence ATGAGAAAAGTAAATGTTTATTATTGGATCGCTACTGGCCTTGTCTTATTTTTTTTATTACCAGGATCAGTTATGAATATAATGCAGACCGAGGATTGGCTTGAAGTATTCAAACAACTTGGTTACCCTTCTTATTTATTACCTTTTTTGGGTGTCGCAAAGATATCTGGATGTATTGTTATCGCGATGCCCAATCTGAGACGGCTGAAGGAATGGGCCTATGCTGGTCTTGTTTTCGATATCATCGGTGCCATTTATTCAGCACTCATGGTAGGTCCTCTCGATCCGAGACTTCTATTCATGATCTTCCCCCTTTCTGCAATTTTTGCCTCCTATTTTTTATGGCATAAAAAAATCAGCTGA